In Polypterus senegalus isolate Bchr_013 chromosome 12, ASM1683550v1, whole genome shotgun sequence, the following are encoded in one genomic region:
- the LOC120539977 gene encoding protein PET100 homolog, mitochondrial: MGVKIEIFRMVLYLSFPVAMFWISNQAGYFEEYVVKRKREIFPPDEKMQMKELEDFKQRMRKRREEKFLKQLGIPESQED; encoded by the exons ATGGTGCTGTACCTGTCCTTTCCTGTGGCCATGTTCTGGATCTCCAATCAGGCCGGATACTTTGAAGAATATGTTGTGAAACGAAAG aGAGAAATCTTTCCACCTGATGAGAAGATGCAG atgaAAGAGTTAGAAGATTTTAAGCAGAGGATGAGGAAGAGGAGAGAGGAGAAGTTTTTAAAGCAGCTGGGAATCCCAGAGTCGCAAGAAGACTAA